A single region of the Winslowiella toletana genome encodes:
- the potC gene encoding spermidine/putrescine ABC transporter permease PotC → MMARWLRGGFMTVIYAWLYIPIVILIINSFNQSRFGINWQGFSTQWYSLLLNNDSLIDAAKHSLIMAVLSASFATLIGSLTAVALYRYRFRGKPFVGGMLFVVMMSPDIVMAISLLVLFMLLGISLGFWSLLFSHITFCLPFVVITVFSRLKGFDVRMLEAAKDLGASEITILRKIILPLALPAVAAGWLLSFTLSMDDVVVSSFVTGPSYEILPLKIYSMVKVGVSPEVNALATILMLLSLVMVALSQLLLRDKTRR, encoded by the coding sequence ATGATGGCGCGCTGGTTACGTGGCGGCTTTATGACCGTCATATACGCCTGGCTGTATATTCCGATTGTGATTCTGATTATCAACTCGTTTAATCAGTCCCGATTCGGCATAAACTGGCAGGGATTCAGCACTCAGTGGTACAGCCTGCTGCTGAATAACGACAGCCTGATTGATGCGGCGAAGCACTCGCTGATTATGGCTGTGCTGTCGGCCAGCTTTGCCACGTTGATCGGCTCGCTGACCGCCGTAGCGCTCTATCGCTATCGTTTTCGCGGTAAGCCGTTTGTCGGCGGCATGCTGTTTGTGGTGATGATGTCGCCGGATATCGTTATGGCGATTTCTCTGCTGGTGCTGTTTATGCTGCTGGGTATTTCACTCGGCTTCTGGTCACTGCTGTTCTCGCATATTACCTTCTGTCTGCCTTTTGTCGTTATTACCGTCTTTTCACGCTTAAAGGGCTTTGATGTGCGCATGCTGGAAGCGGCAAAAGATCTCGGTGCCAGTGAAATCACCATTTTGCGTAAGATCATTCTGCCGCTGGCGCTGCCAGCAGTCGCGGCGGGCTGGCTGCTGAGCTTTACTCTGTCGATGGATGACGTGGTGGTCTCATCATTTGTTACCGGTCCCAGCTACGAAATATTACCGCTGAAGATCTATTCAATGGTAAAAGTCGGCGTCTCTCCAGAGGTTAATGCGCTGGCGACGATTCTGATGCTGTTGTCGCTGGTGATGGTCGCCCTCAGTCAGTTATTACTGCGCGATAAAACTCGCCGTTAA
- the potB gene encoding spermidine/putrescine ABC transporter permease PotB has protein sequence MKTTRKRFQKIVILTIVSWLVLFVFLPNLMIFVTSFLTRDDANFVKLVFTLDNYSRLADPLYAEVLLHSLNMALIATLSCLLLGYPFAWCLTKLPERLRPLMLFLLIVPFWTNSLIRIYGLKIFLSTRGWLNDFLLWLGVIDKPFSIMYSSQAVILGLVYILLPFMVMPLYSSLEKLDKPVLEAARDLGASKLQTFIRIILPLTMPGIVAGCLLVLLPAMGLFFVSDLMGGAKNLLIGNVIKSQFLNIRDWPFGAATSVVLTLIMGLMLLIYWRAARLLNNKVVLE, from the coding sequence ATGAAAACGACGCGTAAACGCTTTCAGAAAATAGTGATATTGACCATTGTCAGCTGGCTGGTGCTGTTTGTGTTCTTGCCCAACCTGATGATTTTCGTCACCAGCTTTCTGACCCGTGATGATGCCAACTTCGTCAAGCTGGTATTCACTCTGGATAACTACAGCCGTCTGGCCGATCCGCTGTATGCCGAAGTGCTGCTGCACTCGCTGAATATGGCGCTGATCGCCACCCTGAGCTGCCTGCTGCTCGGCTATCCTTTCGCCTGGTGCCTGACAAAGCTGCCGGAGCGCCTGCGCCCGCTGATGCTGTTTTTACTGATTGTGCCGTTCTGGACCAATTCGCTGATCCGCATTTACGGTCTGAAAATCTTCCTCAGCACTCGCGGCTGGCTCAATGATTTTCTGCTGTGGCTTGGCGTGATCGATAAGCCGTTCAGCATTATGTACAGCTCACAGGCGGTGATCCTCGGACTGGTGTATATCCTGCTGCCGTTTATGGTGATGCCGCTCTACTCCAGCCTGGAAAAACTGGATAAGCCGGTGCTGGAAGCCGCGCGCGATCTGGGTGCCAGCAAGCTGCAAACCTTTATCCGGATTATTCTACCGCTCACCATGCCGGGAATCGTTGCCGGATGTCTGCTGGTTCTGCTGCCGGCGATGGGGCTGTTCTTTGTTTCCGATTTAATGGGTGGGGCGAAAAACCTGTTAATCGGTAATGTGATTAAAAGTCAGTTCCTTAATATTCGTGACTGGCCGTTTGGCGCGGCCACCAGCGTGGTGCTGACGCTGATCATGGGGCTGATGTTGTTGATATACTGGCGTGCTGCACGTCTGCTGAATAATAAGGTGGTGCTGGAATGA
- the potA gene encoding spermidine/putrescine ABC transporter ATP-binding protein PotA has translation MMQKHARKPLVTLSGINKAFDGKDIIANFNLTINHGEFITLLGPSGCGKTTILRLIAGLEVADRGDIVLDGESITDTPAENRHINTVFQSYALFPHMTVFENVAFGLRMQKTPADEITSRVTDALAMVQLNDFAQRRPHQLSGGQQQRVAIARAVVNRPKVLLLDESLSALDYKLRKQMQNELKALQRKLGITFIFVTHDQEEALTMSDRIVVMREGQIEQDGTPREIYEEPRNLFVARFIGEINVFSAEVLHTLDNQRVRARVEGRECDILVPFTVQPGQRLNVLLRPEDLRVEEINDGNNIDGLIGYVRERNYKGMTLESTVELENGKLVTVSEFFNEDDPDFDHSLNQKMAVNWVESWEVVLKDENDA, from the coding sequence ATGATGCAAAAACACGCGCGCAAGCCGCTGGTCACGCTTTCAGGCATCAATAAAGCGTTTGACGGTAAGGACATAATTGCCAATTTTAACCTCACCATTAATCACGGTGAATTTATTACCCTGCTCGGCCCTTCCGGCTGCGGTAAAACCACTATCCTGCGCCTGATTGCCGGGCTGGAAGTCGCCGACCGTGGCGATATCGTGCTGGATGGCGAATCGATTACGGATACTCCGGCTGAGAATCGCCATATTAATACGGTGTTTCAGAGCTACGCACTGTTCCCTCATATGACGGTATTTGAAAACGTTGCTTTCGGCCTGCGAATGCAGAAAACCCCGGCAGATGAAATCACCAGCCGGGTGACGGATGCCCTGGCGATGGTGCAGCTGAACGACTTTGCGCAACGCCGTCCGCACCAGCTTTCCGGTGGCCAGCAGCAGCGCGTGGCCATTGCCCGCGCGGTAGTGAACCGGCCCAAAGTGCTGCTGCTGGATGAATCACTGTCGGCGCTGGACTACAAGCTGCGTAAACAGATGCAGAATGAGCTGAAAGCATTACAGCGTAAGCTCGGTATTACCTTTATCTTTGTGACCCACGATCAGGAAGAAGCGCTGACCATGTCCGATCGTATCGTGGTGATGCGTGAAGGCCAGATTGAACAGGACGGCACGCCGCGCGAAATTTACGAAGAGCCACGTAACCTGTTTGTCGCGCGGTTTATCGGTGAAATTAACGTGTTCAGTGCGGAAGTGCTGCACACGCTGGATAATCAGCGGGTGCGCGCGCGGGTTGAAGGTCGCGAATGCGATATCCTGGTGCCGTTTACCGTGCAGCCCGGACAACGACTCAATGTGCTGCTGCGTCCGGAAGATCTGCGAGTAGAAGAGATCAATGACGGTAACAATATCGACGGGCTGATCGGCTATGTTCGCGAGCGTAACTATAAGGGAATGACGCTGGAGTCCACCGTCGAGCTGGAAAACGGCAAGCTGGTGACGGTAAGCGAATTCTTTAACGAAGACGATCCTGATTTCGATCACTCGCTGAATCAGAAAATGGCGGTGAACTGGGTTGAAAGCTGGGAAGTGGTGCTCAAAGATGAAAACGACGCGTAA
- the pepT gene encoding peptidase T, with product MNRLLDRFLHYVSFDTQSKSHARQVPSTEGQWRLAEELQSELKELGFKDVTLTDNCCVMGTLPSTVDWPTPVIGFISHIDTSPDFTAKNVNPQVVENYRGGDIALGIGDEVLSPVMFPVLHQLIGHTLITTDGKTLLGADDKAGIAEIITAMARLAQSDIPHGEIRVAFTPDEEIGRGAAHFDVAAFAADWAYTIDGSGLGEFEFENFNAASATVKITGNNVHPGSAKGVMINALDVATRFHAALPPQEVPEHTSGYEGFYHLHQIKGSVERAELHYIVRDFDADGFAARKKLLQDIARDLSKALPAKGAIEVTIEDSYYNMREKVEAHPHIIELALQAMRDCEIEPQVKPIRGGTDGASLSYMGLPCPNIFTGGYNYHGKHEFASLENMEKTVAVIMRIAQLAAERK from the coding sequence ATGAACAGATTACTCGATCGCTTTTTACACTACGTTTCTTTCGATACGCAATCTAAGAGTCATGCTCGTCAGGTTCCCAGTACCGAGGGGCAATGGCGGCTGGCAGAAGAATTGCAAAGCGAGCTAAAGGAACTCGGATTTAAAGACGTCACGCTGACTGACAATTGCTGTGTGATGGGGACTTTACCGTCCACTGTCGACTGGCCAACACCGGTTATCGGCTTTATTTCCCACATAGACACGTCGCCTGACTTCACCGCAAAAAATGTGAATCCGCAGGTTGTCGAAAATTATCGCGGCGGGGATATCGCGCTGGGGATTGGGGATGAGGTGCTGTCGCCGGTGATGTTTCCGGTATTGCATCAGCTGATCGGCCATACGTTGATTACCACTGATGGCAAGACTTTGCTGGGGGCTGACGATAAAGCCGGTATCGCCGAGATTATCACTGCCATGGCGCGCCTGGCACAAAGTGATATTCCTCATGGTGAAATTCGCGTGGCCTTTACGCCGGACGAAGAGATTGGCAGAGGTGCGGCACATTTTGATGTTGCCGCCTTTGCCGCTGACTGGGCGTATACCATTGATGGCAGCGGCCTGGGCGAGTTTGAATTTGAAAATTTTAACGCCGCCTCGGCAACGGTAAAAATTACCGGCAATAATGTGCATCCTGGCTCTGCCAAAGGCGTGATGATCAATGCGCTGGATGTGGCAACGCGTTTTCATGCCGCGCTGCCGCCGCAGGAAGTACCGGAGCATACTTCAGGCTATGAGGGTTTTTACCATCTGCATCAGATTAAAGGCAGCGTCGAACGTGCCGAGCTGCACTATATTGTGCGCGATTTTGATGCCGACGGCTTCGCTGCGCGCAAAAAACTGCTGCAGGATATTGCCCGCGACCTCAGCAAAGCGCTGCCGGCGAAGGGCGCTATTGAAGTGACAATTGAAGACAGTTATTACAATATGCGGGAAAAGGTCGAGGCTCATCCGCATATTATTGAGCTGGCACTGCAGGCAATGCGCGATTGTGAAATTGAACCGCAGGTGAAACCCATCCGCGGCGGTACTGATGGCGCCTCGTTATCTTATATGGGATTACCGTGTCCCAACATCTTTACTGGCGGTTATAACTATCATGGCAAACATGAGTTTGCTTCGCTGGAAAATATGGAGAAAACGGTGGCGGTAATCATGCGTATTGCGCAGTTAGCGGCGGAACGTAAATAG
- a CDS encoding ribosomal protein uL16 3-hydroxylase, whose protein sequence is MDYQLDINWPEFVQRYWQKRPVVLKRGFKNFVDPITPDELAGLAMENEVDSRLVSHNDGKWQVSHGPFESYDHLGESNWSLLVQAVDHWHEPSAALMRPFRFLPDWRTDDLMISFSVPGGGVGPHFDQYDVFIVQGTGRRRWRVGDKVPLKQHCPHPDLLQVEPFDAIIDEEMEPGDILYIPPGFPHEGYSLENAINYSVGFRAPSGRELISGFADYVLQRELGSHRFSDPDVAARDRPAEILPQEIDGIRQMMLEVINQPHQFNQWFGEFISQSRHELDIAPPEPPYQPDEIYDSLQQGDKLTRLGGLRVLSIGDAVFINGEQLESAHRDALMVLANQLTLGQEDFGDALDDPSFLAQLAALVNSGYWYFGEE, encoded by the coding sequence ATGGATTATCAGCTCGATATCAACTGGCCCGAATTTGTGCAACGCTACTGGCAAAAACGCCCGGTGGTGCTTAAACGCGGCTTTAAAAATTTCGTCGACCCTATTACCCCTGATGAACTGGCAGGCCTGGCGATGGAGAACGAAGTCGACAGCCGCCTGGTCAGCCATAATGATGGGAAATGGCAGGTCAGCCACGGGCCTTTCGAGAGCTATGATCATCTGGGTGAAAGCAACTGGTCACTGCTGGTACAAGCGGTAGACCACTGGCATGAGCCTTCTGCTGCGCTGATGCGCCCTTTCCGCTTTTTGCCTGACTGGCGTACTGACGATCTGATGATCTCCTTCTCGGTACCCGGCGGTGGCGTTGGTCCCCACTTCGATCAGTATGACGTGTTTATCGTGCAGGGCACCGGCCGCCGCCGTTGGCGCGTGGGTGACAAAGTGCCGCTTAAGCAGCATTGCCCGCATCCCGATCTGCTGCAGGTTGAACCTTTCGACGCGATTATTGATGAAGAGATGGAGCCGGGCGACATTCTCTATATCCCACCAGGTTTCCCGCACGAAGGTTACTCGCTGGAAAACGCCATCAACTATTCCGTTGGTTTCCGTGCGCCAAGCGGGCGTGAACTGATCAGTGGTTTTGCCGATTACGTACTGCAACGTGAGCTGGGTAGCCATCGCTTCAGCGACCCGGATGTTGCGGCGCGCGATCGTCCGGCAGAGATTTTGCCACAGGAAATCGATGGCATTCGCCAGATGATGCTGGAAGTGATCAATCAGCCGCACCAGTTTAATCAGTGGTTTGGCGAGTTTATTTCGCAATCACGTCATGAGCTGGATATCGCCCCGCCAGAACCGCCTTACCAGCCGGATGAGATTTATGATTCGCTGCAACAGGGCGACAAGCTGACACGCCTCGGCGGTCTGCGCGTTCTGAGCATCGGTGACGCCGTATTTATTAACGGTGAGCAGCTGGAAAGCGCACATCGTGACGCACTGATGGTGCTGGCAAATCAGCTGACGCTGGGGCAGGAAGACTTTGGTGATGCGCTTGACGACCCGTCGTTCCTCGCTCAACTGGCAGCGCTGGTCAACAGCGGCTACTGGTATTTTGGCGAAGAATAA
- the phoQ gene encoding two-component system sensor histidine kinase PhoQ → MSLLRRFIPYSLRARFLLATAAVVLVLSLSYGMVAVVGYVVSFDKNTYRVMRGESNLFFTLAQWRNGKLTIAQPERMTLNFPTLVFIYDERGHLLWQQRDVPEIRDKIKPEWLKKPDFYEIDTNTSTSREALGNNADAQSKLHAYDDDGNSSFTHSVAVNRYDATTNLPALTIVVVDSIPQELQQSDMVWVWFNYVLLVNLLLVIPLLWLAAHWSLRPIGSLASQVRELEGGTRETLDPYPPQELRSLVRNLNLLLDNERQRYTRYSTTLSDLTHSLKTPLAVLQSTLRSLRGSKTFTIEQAEPIMLEQISRISQQIGYYLHRASMQADHNPLKRELHSVSALLDSLCSALNKVYQRKGVSLSLDVSPEITFVGDPNDFMEVMGNVLDNACKYCLEFVEISSRQTDNVLYLIVEDDGPGIPESKHDLIFVRGQRADTMRPGQGIGLAVARDILEQYEGDILTGTSELGGARMEVVFQRQEVSHNGE, encoded by the coding sequence ATGTCACTGCTGCGTCGTTTTATCCCTTACTCACTGCGAGCGCGCTTCCTGCTGGCAACCGCTGCGGTGGTGCTGGTGCTGTCGCTTTCCTACGGGATGGTGGCAGTCGTCGGCTATGTCGTCAGCTTTGACAAAAACACCTATCGGGTAATGCGCGGTGAAAGCAATTTATTCTTTACGCTGGCTCAGTGGCGCAACGGCAAGCTGACTATCGCCCAGCCTGAGCGCATGACGCTTAATTTCCCGACGCTGGTGTTTATTTATGACGAGCGCGGCCATTTGCTGTGGCAGCAGCGTGATGTACCGGAGATTCGCGATAAGATTAAGCCGGAATGGCTGAAAAAGCCGGACTTCTACGAGATCGATACCAACACCAGCACCAGCCGCGAAGCACTGGGTAATAACGCCGATGCGCAAAGTAAACTGCACGCATACGACGACGATGGCAACAGCTCATTTACCCACTCGGTGGCGGTTAATCGCTATGATGCCACCACCAATCTGCCCGCGCTGACCATTGTGGTGGTCGACTCAATTCCACAGGAATTACAGCAGTCTGATATGGTCTGGGTATGGTTTAACTATGTCTTGCTGGTTAATTTACTGCTGGTCATTCCGTTACTGTGGCTGGCAGCGCACTGGAGTTTACGGCCTATCGGCTCGCTGGCCAGCCAGGTGCGCGAACTGGAAGGCGGTACCCGTGAAACCCTCGATCCTTATCCGCCGCAAGAGCTTCGCAGCCTGGTCCGTAATCTCAATCTGTTACTGGATAATGAACGCCAGCGCTACACCCGCTACAGCACCACGCTGTCAGATCTAACCCACAGTCTGAAAACGCCGCTGGCGGTTCTGCAAAGTACCCTGCGCTCGCTGCGCGGCAGCAAAACCTTCACCATTGAGCAAGCTGAGCCGATTATGCTGGAGCAGATCAGTCGTATCTCGCAGCAGATCGGCTACTATCTGCACCGCGCCAGTATGCAGGCCGATCATAATCCGCTGAAGCGCGAGCTGCATTCGGTCTCCGCACTGCTCGACAGCCTCTGCTCCGCACTGAATAAAGTCTATCAGCGTAAAGGCGTTTCGCTGTCACTCGACGTTTCGCCGGAGATCACCTTCGTTGGCGATCCTAACGATTTTATGGAAGTGATGGGGAATGTGCTGGATAACGCCTGTAAATATTGCCTGGAGTTTGTCGAAATCTCATCGCGCCAGACTGATAACGTGCTGTATCTGATTGTGGAAGATGATGGCCCAGGCATTCCGGAAAGTAAGCACGACCTGATTTTCGTGCGCGGTCAGCGTGCTGATACCATGCGCCCTGGTCAGGGTATTGGCCTGGCGGTAGCGCGCGATATTCTCGAGCAATACGAAGGGGATATCCTCACCGGAACCAGTGAGTTAGGCGGAGCAAGAATGGAAGTGGTGTTCCAGCGACAAGAAGTGTCACATAACGGCGAGTAG
- the phoP gene encoding two-component system response regulator PhoP, with the protein MRVLVVEDNALLRHHLTVQLRDMGHQVDAAEDAKEADYFLNEHTPDITLVDLGLPDEDGMSLIRRWRTQEVKQPILVLTARDGWQAKVEALEAGADDYVTKPFHIEEIVARMQALMRRNSGLASQIISLPPFQIDLSRRELTINEQQIKLTAFEYTIIETLIRNTGKVVSKDSLMLQLYPDAELRESHTIDVLMGRLRKKILAEYSKDVITTVRGQGYRFDL; encoded by the coding sequence ATGCGCGTTTTGGTTGTCGAAGATAATGCCCTGTTGCGTCATCACCTGACGGTGCAGCTGCGGGATATGGGACATCAGGTTGATGCCGCTGAAGATGCTAAAGAAGCGGATTATTTCCTTAATGAACATACCCCGGACATCACTCTGGTTGACCTCGGTCTGCCTGATGAAGACGGTATGTCGCTGATCCGCCGCTGGCGCACTCAGGAAGTTAAGCAGCCGATTCTGGTGTTAACCGCACGAGATGGCTGGCAGGCTAAAGTTGAAGCACTGGAAGCCGGTGCCGATGACTATGTCACCAAGCCGTTTCATATTGAAGAAATCGTCGCCCGGATGCAGGCGCTGATGCGTCGTAACAGCGGCCTGGCGTCGCAAATTATCTCACTGCCGCCCTTCCAGATCGACTTGTCACGTCGTGAGCTGACCATTAACGAGCAGCAAATCAAACTGACGGCATTTGAATATACTATTATCGAAACCCTGATTCGCAACACCGGCAAAGTGGTAAGTAAAGATTCGCTGATGCTGCAACTTTATCCCGATGCAGAACTGCGCGAAAGCCATACCATCGATGTCCTGATGGGCCGCTTACGCAAGAAAATTCTTGCTGAGTACAGCAAAGATGTCATTACTACGGTTCGCGGTCAGGGCTACCGCTTCGATCTCTGA
- the purB gene encoding adenylosuccinate lyase — protein sequence MELSSLTAVSPVDGRYGDKVSPLRAIFSEYGLLKFRVEVEVRWLQKLAATAEIKEVPAFDADANAYLDAIVANFNEEDAARIKTIERTTNHDVKAVEYFLKEKVEPVAALHAVSEFIHFACTSEDINNLSHALMLETARRDVVMPYWQQIIGAVKDLAQQYRDIPLLSRTHGQPATPSTLGKEMANVAYRMERQLRQLERIEVLGKINGAVGNYNAHIAAYPEVDWHQLSEAFVTSLGITWNPYTTQIEPHDYIAEMFDCMARFNTILIDFDRDIWGYIALNHFKQKTIAGEIGSSTMPHKVNPIDFENSEGNLGLANAVMQHLASKLPVSRWQRDLTDSTVLRNLGVGVGYALIAYQATLKGISKLEVNRDRLLDELDHNWEVLAEPIQTVMRRYGIEKPYEKLKELTRGKRVDAAGMQTFIDSLALPEEEKTRLKQMTPANYIGRAIQMVDDLK from the coding sequence ATGGAATTATCCTCTCTGACCGCCGTCTCACCTGTAGATGGTCGTTACGGCGACAAAGTCAGCCCACTGCGCGCTATTTTCAGCGAGTACGGTTTGCTGAAGTTCCGCGTTGAGGTTGAAGTTCGCTGGTTACAGAAACTGGCCGCGACCGCAGAGATCAAGGAAGTTCCTGCATTTGATGCCGACGCAAACGCTTACCTTGATGCTATTGTCGCTAACTTCAACGAAGAAGATGCCGCGCGTATCAAAACCATTGAACGCACCACCAACCACGACGTTAAAGCGGTAGAGTACTTCCTGAAAGAAAAAGTAGAGCCGGTTGCAGCACTGCACGCCGTTTCTGAGTTTATTCACTTCGCCTGTACTTCTGAAGATATCAATAATCTGTCACACGCGCTGATGCTGGAAACTGCCCGTCGTGACGTGGTTATGCCTTACTGGCAGCAGATTATTGGCGCGGTAAAAGATCTGGCGCAACAGTATCGCGATATTCCCCTGCTGTCCCGTACCCACGGCCAGCCAGCGACACCTTCTACCCTTGGTAAAGAGATGGCAAACGTCGCTTACCGCATGGAACGTCAGCTGCGTCAGCTGGAGCGTATCGAAGTGCTGGGCAAGATCAACGGTGCCGTTGGTAATTACAATGCGCACATCGCCGCCTATCCGGAAGTTGACTGGCATCAGCTGAGTGAAGCCTTTGTCACCTCATTGGGCATCACCTGGAACCCGTACACCACGCAGATTGAGCCACACGACTATATCGCTGAGATGTTTGACTGCATGGCGCGCTTTAATACCATCCTGATCGATTTCGATCGTGATATCTGGGGCTATATTGCGCTGAACCATTTCAAGCAGAAAACCATTGCTGGCGAAATCGGCTCTTCCACCATGCCGCATAAAGTTAACCCGATTGACTTCGAAAACTCCGAAGGTAATCTCGGCCTGGCGAATGCCGTTATGCAGCATCTGGCCAGCAAACTGCCGGTATCACGCTGGCAGCGCGATCTGACCGACTCAACGGTGCTGCGAAACCTTGGCGTCGGCGTCGGTTATGCGCTGATCGCTTATCAGGCGACGCTGAAAGGAATCTCTAAACTGGAAGTGAACCGCGACCGTTTACTGGACGAGCTGGATCACAACTGGGAAGTGCTGGCAGAGCCAATCCAGACCGTGATGCGTCGCTATGGCATCGAGAAGCCTTATGAGAAACTGAAAGAGCTGACGCGCGGTAAGCGGGTCGACGCTGCGGGCATGCAGACCTTTATCGACAGCCTGGCGCTGCCGGAAGAGGAGAAAACCCGTCTGAAGCAAATGACACCGGCTAACTACATTGGCCGTGCGATTCAAATGGTTGACGATCTGAAATAA
- the hflD gene encoding high frequency lysogenization protein HflD, translating into MAKNYYDITLAMAGICQSAHLVQQLAHQGHCDGEVMQVSLKSLLDLNPSSTLAVYGGDEANLRFGLETLLAILNTSSRQGVGAELTRYTLSLMVLERKLHGNKQAMDELARRISQLDRQLAHYDLESDTLLSAMAAIYVDVISPLGPRIQVTGSPAVLQNAQLQSKVRATLLAGIRSAVLWHQVGGGRLQLMFSRNRLTSEAKRILANLSPAE; encoded by the coding sequence GTGGCCAAGAATTATTATGATATTACCTTAGCGATGGCTGGCATCTGCCAGTCGGCGCATCTGGTACAGCAACTGGCACATCAGGGCCATTGCGACGGCGAAGTCATGCAGGTCTCGCTGAAGAGCTTGCTGGATTTAAATCCATCGTCGACGCTGGCGGTTTACGGCGGTGATGAGGCCAATCTGCGCTTTGGCCTCGAAACCTTGCTGGCGATTCTGAATACCAGCAGCCGCCAGGGCGTCGGTGCCGAACTGACGCGCTACACGCTGAGCCTGATGGTGCTTGAGCGCAAGCTGCACGGCAATAAGCAGGCGATGGACGAACTGGCACGCCGCATCTCCCAGCTTGACCGTCAGCTGGCGCACTACGATCTGGAATCCGATACGCTGCTAAGCGCAATGGCAGCGATTTACGTTGACGTGATCAGTCCGCTTGGGCCGCGTATTCAGGTAACAGGTTCACCCGCGGTGTTACAGAATGCTCAGTTGCAGAGCAAAGTGCGCGCCACCCTGCTGGCCGGAATTCGTTCCGCGGTGCTGTGGCATCAGGTCGGCGGTGGCCGCCTGCAGTTAATGTTTTCCCGCAATCGCCTGACCAGCGAAGCGAAACGAATTTTAGCAAACCTCAGCCCGGCAGAGTAA
- the mnmA gene encoding tRNA 2-thiouridine(34) synthase MnmA, translated as MSDNSQKKVIVGMSGGVDSSVSAWLLQQQGYQVEGLFMKNWEEDDGEEYCTAAEDLADAQAVCDKLGIRLHKVNFAAEYWDNVFEHFLEEYKAGRTPNPDILCNKEIKFKAFLEFAAEDLGADFIATGHYVRRQDVDGKSRLLRGLDDNKDQSYFLYTLSHQQIAQSLFPVGELAKPEVRRIAEQLELITAKKKDSTGICFIGERKFRDFLGRYLPAQPGKIINVDGQVVGEHQGLMYHTLGQRKGLGIGGLKESNDDPWYVVDKDVANNLLVVAQGADHPRLMSVGLIAQQLHWVDRETLREPLRCVVKTRYRQADIDCVITPLDDQRIEVRFDQPVAAVTPGQSAVFYLGEVCLGGGIIEERLPLL; from the coding sequence ATGTCTGACAACAGCCAGAAAAAAGTGATCGTCGGAATGTCCGGCGGCGTCGACTCTTCCGTTTCCGCATGGTTACTGCAACAACAGGGCTATCAGGTCGAAGGCCTGTTTATGAAGAACTGGGAAGAAGATGATGGTGAGGAGTACTGCACCGCTGCCGAAGATCTGGCTGATGCACAAGCGGTTTGTGACAAACTGGGTATCCGCCTGCACAAAGTTAACTTTGCCGCCGAGTACTGGGATAACGTGTTTGAGCATTTCCTTGAAGAGTACAAAGCTGGCCGCACGCCGAACCCGGATATCCTGTGCAATAAAGAGATCAAATTTAAAGCCTTCCTCGAATTTGCTGCGGAAGATCTTGGCGCGGACTTTATCGCCACCGGCCACTACGTGCGTCGCCAGGATGTTGACGGCAAGAGCCGCCTGCTGCGCGGCCTCGACGATAATAAAGATCAGAGTTACTTCCTCTATACCCTCAGCCATCAGCAGATTGCCCAGAGCCTGTTCCCGGTTGGCGAACTGGCCAAGCCAGAAGTGCGCCGCATCGCTGAACAGCTGGAGCTGATTACCGCGAAGAAAAAAGACTCGACCGGCATCTGTTTTATCGGCGAGCGCAAATTCCGTGACTTTTTGGGCCGCTACCTGCCAGCTCAGCCGGGCAAAATTATTAACGTTGATGGCCAGGTCGTTGGCGAACATCAGGGGCTGATGTATCACACCCTGGGCCAGCGTAAAGGCTTAGGCATTGGTGGTCTGAAAGAGAGTAACGACGATCCGTGGTATGTGGTTGACAAAGATGTCGCCAATAATCTGCTGGTGGTGGCGCAGGGTGCCGATCATCCACGCCTGATGTCGGTTGGTCTGATCGCTCAGCAACTGCACTGGGTCGATCGTGAAACGCTGCGCGAGCCATTACGCTGCGTGGTGAAGACACGTTATCGTCAGGCCGATATTGATTGTGTTATTACTCCGCTCGACGACCAGCGTATCGAAGTGCGCTTTGACCAGCCGGTTGCTGCGGTAACCCCAGGCCAGTCAGCGGTGTTTTATCTCGGGGAAGTTTGCCTCGGTGGCGGCATTATTGAAGAGCGCTTACCGCTGTTGTAA